A section of the Deltaproteobacteria bacterium genome encodes:
- a CDS encoding 4Fe-4S binding protein, which produces MKKEGKIIINKDWCKGCGICVAFCPEGALVLDDNEKASWAYPEKCRRCGFCELRCPDIAIELVKE; this is translated from the coding sequence ATGAAAAAAGAGGGAAAAATCATCATCAACAAAGACTGGTGCAAGGGGTGCGGCATCTGTGTTGCGTTCTGCCCTGAGGGGGCCCTGGTGCTGGACGACAATGAAAAGGCCTCCTGGGCCTACCCTGAAAAATGCCGGCGATGCGGGTTTTGCGAACTGAGGTGTCCGGACATCGCCATTGAACTGGTGAAAGAATGA
- a CDS encoding 2-oxoacid:acceptor oxidoreductase subunit alpha, with product MNPERADVRFMQGNEAVAEAALYAGLRFYAGYPITPSTEIAEILSKRLPDAGGTFIQMEDEIASLCTIIGASLTGLKVMTATSGPGFSLMQEAIGYAVMAEVPSVIVNVQRGGPSTGLPTAVAQGDVNQARWGAHGDHSIVTLTASNLQDVFLMTVEGFNMAETYRTPVILLFDEIVGHMREKVVIPKPGEIEIIERLWTSVREGTNFHPYLRREDGRLPMSAFGGVHRYNVTGLVHDMWGFPSTDPGIAYDLLHHLVDKLENRADSMAHYKEYFIDDAQVLLISYGSAARSALQMVADRRKRGAKLGLLELQSLWPFPRETVREACEGRTHILVVEMNMGQVCHEVKKVVSRPERVFLANRFDGVFISPEDILRVLNMIQGKGV from the coding sequence ATGAATCCCGAACGCGCTGATGTAAGGTTTATGCAGGGCAACGAGGCCGTTGCCGAAGCCGCCCTCTATGCGGGGCTCCGCTTCTATGCGGGGTACCCCATCACGCCCTCCACGGAGATTGCCGAAATCCTCTCCAAAAGGCTTCCCGACGCAGGCGGAACCTTCATCCAGATGGAAGATGAAATCGCGTCCTTGTGCACGATAATCGGCGCCTCCCTGACCGGGCTCAAGGTGATGACCGCCACCAGCGGCCCCGGATTTTCACTCATGCAGGAGGCCATCGGATATGCCGTCATGGCCGAGGTCCCTTCGGTGATCGTCAATGTGCAGCGGGGCGGCCCCAGTACCGGCCTCCCCACGGCCGTGGCCCAGGGAGACGTCAACCAGGCCCGCTGGGGGGCCCACGGGGACCATTCCATTGTGACGCTCACCGCATCCAATCTTCAGGACGTGTTTCTGATGACCGTGGAAGGCTTTAACATGGCCGAGACCTACCGGACCCCGGTGATTCTTTTGTTCGATGAAATTGTCGGTCATATGCGGGAAAAGGTCGTTATTCCAAAACCTGGAGAGATAGAGATCATTGAAAGGCTCTGGACATCCGTGCGAGAAGGGACCAATTTCCATCCCTATCTGCGGCGTGAGGATGGAAGGCTGCCGATGAGCGCTTTCGGGGGGGTCCATCGGTACAATGTCACCGGTCTGGTCCACGACATGTGGGGATTCCCCTCAACCGATCCCGGCATTGCCTATGATCTCCTTCACCACCTGGTGGACAAGTTGGAAAACCGGGCAGACAGCATGGCGCACTACAAGGAATATTTTATTGACGATGCCCAGGTCCTTTTGATCTCCTACGGGAGTGCGGCCAGGAGCGCACTGCAGATGGTGGCGGATCGCCGGAAGCGGGGCGCCAAGTTAGGGCTGTTGGAGCTGCAGAGCCTCTGGCCTTTTCCGAGGGAAACCGTGCGGGAGGCTTGTGAAGGCCGGACCCATATCCTGGTGGTGGAGATGAATATGGGACAGGTCTGTCACGAGGTGAAAAAGGTCGTATCCAGGCCCGAGCGGGTGTTTCTCGCCAACCGGTTTGACGGGGTCTTCATATCGCCGGAGGACATCCTGCGGGTCCTCAATATGATACAGGGAAAAGGGGTCTGA
- a CDS encoding 2-oxoacid:ferredoxin oxidoreductase subunit beta has product MPVKDYLRLRFLPHIWCPGCGHGIVMSGMIRAIEQIGLQKNEVVAVSGIGCSSRIVGYLDFHTMHTLHGRALAFATGVKLGRPDLTVIVPMGDGDALAIGGNHFIHAARRNIDLTAIIMNNRIYGMTGGQGSPMTPQGMRSTTSPRGIADPAFDIVELAKGAGASFVARTTTYHATELTRMIEKAIRHRGFSVVEVLSQCPVYYGRQNRIGNGMEMMKGFRDDTAPIGSKKKEARPDLIERGIFVDEDRPPYPGGRGGTNETTMQK; this is encoded by the coding sequence ATGCCGGTCAAGGACTACCTGCGCCTCCGTTTCCTGCCGCACATCTGGTGCCCCGGCTGCGGCCACGGGATTGTCATGTCGGGGATGATACGGGCGATTGAACAGATCGGACTCCAAAAAAATGAGGTGGTGGCGGTATCGGGGATCGGGTGTTCTTCCCGGATCGTGGGATACCTCGATTTCCATACCATGCACACCCTTCACGGCAGGGCCCTTGCCTTTGCCACCGGGGTCAAGCTGGGAAGGCCCGATCTCACCGTTATTGTGCCGATGGGCGACGGCGATGCCCTGGCGATCGGGGGAAACCATTTCATCCACGCCGCCCGCAGGAACATCGACCTGACCGCCATTATCATGAACAACCGCATTTACGGCATGACCGGGGGCCAGGGCTCGCCCATGACCCCTCAGGGCATGAGGAGCACCACGTCCCCCCGGGGGATCGCAGATCCTGCCTTTGACATTGTGGAACTGGCGAAAGGGGCCGGGGCCTCCTTTGTGGCCCGGACCACGACCTACCATGCAACGGAGCTGACCCGGATGATCGAAAAGGCCATCCGTCACAGGGGATTTTCCGTGGTGGAGGTCCTGTCCCAGTGCCCGGTCTATTACGGCAGGCAGAACCGGATCGGGAACGGCATGGAGATGATGAAGGGGTTCAGGGACGACACCGCTCCCATCGGGTCCAAGAAGAAGGAGGCCCGGCCCGATCTGATCGAACGGGGCATTTTCGTGGACGAAGACCGGCCCCCCTATCCGGGCGGACGGGGAGGGACGAATGAGACAACCATGCAGAAATGA
- a CDS encoding 2-oxoacid:acceptor oxidoreductase family protein, with product MQTQRIILSGSGGQGVITAAIILAEAAVVYEDLNAVQTQSYGPESRGGATRADVILSDEPIYYPKVDQPNFAACLTQKAYNRYSWSIRPGGLLLTDRRYVRQDPRVDAWQVALGMYDAVVNDIGNPVVFNICMLGALVGLTGLVRPESIARVLETRIPADFLDMNRTALQAGLDLAAEMSHHV from the coding sequence ATGCAAACCCAGCGCATCATCCTGAGCGGTTCCGGAGGCCAGGGCGTCATCACCGCAGCCATCATCCTGGCCGAGGCCGCGGTGGTCTACGAGGATTTGAACGCGGTTCAGACCCAGTCCTATGGCCCGGAGTCGCGCGGCGGGGCCACCCGGGCCGACGTCATTCTATCGGACGAACCCATCTATTACCCAAAGGTGGATCAACCCAACTTTGCGGCCTGCCTCACCCAGAAGGCCTACAACCGGTATTCATGGTCCATCCGTCCGGGCGGCCTCTTGTTGACCGATCGCCGCTATGTGCGGCAGGATCCCCGGGTGGACGCATGGCAGGTGGCACTGGGGATGTATGATGCGGTGGTGAATGATATCGGCAACCCGGTGGTGTTCAACATCTGCATGTTGGGGGCCCTCGTCGGCCTGACCGGCCTGGTGCGACCTGAATCAATCGCCCGGGTCTTGGAGACCCGCATTCCGGCGGATTTCCTGGATATGAACCGAACGGCCCTGCAGGCGGGCCTGGATTTGGCAGCAGAGATGAGCCATCATGTTTAA
- the kaiC gene encoding circadian clock protein KaiC produces MTVHKAKSKQGVDVLQKCPTGIRGLDEITKGGLPRGRPTLICGGAGAGKTLFAMEFLMRGAMEYGEPGVFITFEETPEDLAKNFMSLGFDLHEMMARGLIETDHIRIARSEIEETGEYDLEGLFIRLGSAIDSIGAKRVVLDTIEALFSELPNATILRAELRRLFHWLKDRGVTAVVTGEKGDKTLTRYGLEEYVADCVIFLDFRIVKQIATRRLRIIKYRGSSHGPDEYPFLIGEEGLSILPITSIGLDYPVSTERISTGVPKLDAMFDGKGFYRGSTILVSGTAGTGKTSLSSTFADAACRRGERCLYFAFEESPRQIIRNMGSIGMDLNQWVKKGLLEFHSARPTLYGLEMHLVTFHKAIEAFKPRIFIVDPISNLINVGTASEVKSILTRLIDYLKMQKISTLLTDLTHFGSSVERTSEEISSLIDTWLLLRDIELHGERNRGLYILKSRGMPHSNQIQEFLLSNQGINLVDIYTGSGEVLTGSARAIQEGKEKASELARQREVDRKFREQERKRKTLEAKMAALRAQLDAESEELRLMAEEERRRQAALADNRSEIAHLRKGEPSAARRKARKRSGKGD; encoded by the coding sequence ATGACCGTGCATAAGGCAAAGTCGAAACAGGGTGTTGATGTTCTTCAAAAATGCCCGACGGGCATCAGGGGTCTCGATGAAATCACCAAGGGAGGGCTTCCGAGGGGCAGGCCCACGCTGATCTGCGGCGGTGCGGGCGCGGGCAAAACACTTTTCGCCATGGAATTTCTAATGCGGGGCGCCATGGAGTACGGAGAACCCGGGGTCTTCATAACCTTCGAGGAGACGCCGGAGGATCTTGCGAAGAACTTCATGTCCCTCGGTTTTGATCTCCATGAGATGATGGCGCGGGGTCTCATCGAAACGGATCACATCCGCATCGCGAGAAGTGAGATTGAGGAGACGGGTGAGTACGATCTGGAGGGATTGTTCATCCGGCTGGGGAGCGCCATTGACTCCATTGGAGCGAAACGGGTTGTCTTGGATACCATCGAAGCCCTTTTTTCCGAGCTGCCGAATGCCACCATCCTTCGGGCAGAGCTTCGTCGGCTTTTTCACTGGTTGAAAGACCGTGGCGTGACAGCCGTCGTTACGGGAGAAAAGGGCGACAAGACACTGACACGCTACGGACTCGAAGAATATGTCGCCGATTGCGTGATCTTCCTCGATTTCCGCATCGTGAAACAAATTGCCACCCGCCGCCTGCGTATTATTAAGTACCGCGGTTCATCTCACGGCCCCGACGAGTATCCCTTCCTGATAGGCGAGGAAGGCCTCTCGATCCTGCCCATCACCTCCATCGGGCTCGACTACCCCGTTTCCACGGAGCGCATCTCCACGGGCGTTCCCAAGTTGGATGCCATGTTTGACGGCAAGGGGTTCTACCGGGGCAGCACCATCCTCGTCTCCGGTACAGCAGGCACAGGCAAGACAAGTCTGTCGAGCACCTTTGCCGACGCCGCCTGCCGGCGAGGGGAGCGCTGCCTCTATTTTGCCTTCGAAGAATCGCCCAGACAGATCATCCGGAACATGGGCTCCATCGGCATGGATCTCAATCAATGGGTGAAGAAGGGGCTTCTCGAGTTCCATTCAGCCCGGCCTACGCTTTACGGCCTTGAGATGCACCTCGTCACCTTCCACAAGGCGATCGAGGCGTTCAAACCCCGGATTTTCATCGTGGACCCCATCAGCAACCTGATCAATGTGGGAACCGCATCAGAAGTGAAATCCATATTAACGCGCCTTATCGACTATTTGAAGATGCAAAAGATCTCCACCCTCCTTACCGACCTCACCCATTTCGGCAGCAGCGTTGAACGCACAAGCGAAGAGATATCTTCGCTGATCGATACGTGGCTTCTCCTGCGGGATATCGAACTCCATGGGGAACGAAACCGGGGGCTCTACATTTTAAAATCCCGCGGCATGCCCCACTCCAATCAGATTCAGGAGTTCCTCCTCTCGAACCAGGGCATTAACCTTGTTGACATCTATACCGGCTCCGGCGAGGTATTGACCGGCAGTGCCCGGGCAATCCAGGAAGGCAAGGAAAAGGCCTCTGAGCTGGCGCGCCAACGTGAGGTGGATCGTAAGTTCCGCGAGCAGGAGCGCAAGAGAAAGACCCTGGAAGCAAAAATGGCAGCCCTCCGCGCCCAATTGGATGCGGAATCCGAAGAACTGCGTTTGATGGCGGAAGAAGAGCGGCGAAGGCAGGCTGCCCTGGCAGACAACCGTTCGGAAATAGCGCATCTCCGCAAGGGGGAACCTTCGGCAGCCCGACGAAAGGCTCGAAAAAGAAGCGGGAAAGGAGATTAG
- a CDS encoding circadian clock KaiB family protein, which produces MKPVSPGKGKKATAGSTEEIWNLRLYVAGQTPKSITALANLKTICEEHLAGKYNIEVIDLLQKPQLAKGDQIIAVPTLVRKLPEPLKKIIGDLANTERVLVGLDIRSGSG; this is translated from the coding sequence ATGAAACCCGTCTCGCCAGGGAAGGGAAAGAAGGCAACGGCCGGTTCAACGGAAGAGATCTGGAATCTCCGGTTATATGTCGCCGGCCAGACCCCGAAATCGATTACGGCCCTTGCCAATCTGAAGACGATCTGCGAAGAGCACCTCGCGGGGAAATACAACATTGAAGTGATAGACCTTTTGCAGAAACCCCAGCTTGCCAAAGGGGATCAGATTATTGCCGTACCGACACTGGTAAGGAAGCTTCCGGAACCGCTCAAAAAGATCATCGGAGATCTGGCCAACACGGAGCGCGTCCTGGTGGGTCTCGATATTCGTTCCGGCTCCGGATAA
- a CDS encoding circadian clock KaiB family protein — protein sequence MAVKRGKTRAEALEKATAGRESEGYVLRLYVTGLTPRSTLAIANVRKICDQHLAGRYELKVIDLYQQPRLAKGEQIIAAPTLIKTLPLPLRRLIGDMSDTEKVLMGMDLKPRTS from the coding sequence ATGGCGGTGAAGAGAGGGAAAACCCGTGCTGAGGCACTCGAAAAGGCCACAGCGGGGCGAGAAAGCGAAGGGTATGTTCTTCGGCTGTATGTTACCGGGTTGACCCCGCGGTCAACCCTGGCCATCGCCAATGTCCGGAAAATCTGTGACCAACACCTGGCGGGCCGTTACGAACTCAAGGTGATAGACCTCTACCAACAGCCCAGGCTGGCCAAGGGAGAACAGATTATTGCAGCGCCAACGCTCATCAAAACGCTCCCCCTGCCGCTCCGCAGGCTCATCGGCGACATGTCGGATACGGAGAAGGTTCTTATGGGCATGGATCTGAAACCCCGGACATCCTGA
- a CDS encoding sigma-54-dependent Fis family transcriptional regulator, with protein MVETMNEGAVTFAPDGTILYCNQSFADIVNVSLEKAIGSSIYRYVSSTDLQLFEALIERGLEGNGKGELALQAAGEISVPVLLSISGLRNADMPGAVCAVMVDITERKEMEEALKRSYNELERQTVEIRTALSEIKVLKDQLEAENIYLRQESKMKHHLDHILGESDALKYVLYRAEQVAPTNTTVLILGETGTGKELIAAAIHNMSPRKNRPLITVNCAALPANLMESELFGREKGAFTGADTRQAGRFEVANGSTICLDEIGELPLELQAKLLRVIQHNEFERLGSSHTIKVDVRIVATTNRNLEEEVREGRFRKDLYYRLNVFPITVPPLRQRKEDIPLLVKTFLSRYARKLGKQITSIQKETMKALQDYSWPGNVRELESVLERAVILCPGPALQLADKLEFSFLSPSSGVRTLEEAERNQILEILSECRWRIEGKEGAAAILGLHPSTLRARMHKLGIVRPATNE; from the coding sequence ATGGTCGAAACCATGAACGAAGGGGCCGTCACCTTTGCCCCCGACGGTACGATCCTTTACTGCAACCAAAGTTTTGCAGATATCGTCAACGTGTCTCTGGAAAAAGCCATAGGATCTTCAATCTACCGATACGTTTCATCAACAGACCTTCAGCTGTTTGAGGCATTGATTGAGCGGGGTTTAGAAGGGAACGGCAAGGGGGAACTGGCGTTACAGGCCGCAGGTGAAATTTCCGTACCTGTCTTACTTTCCATAAGCGGCCTTCGGAACGCGGATATGCCCGGTGCAGTGTGCGCCGTCATGGTGGACATCACCGAGCGGAAGGAGATGGAGGAGGCCTTAAAAAGATCCTACAACGAACTGGAACGACAAACCGTCGAAATTCGGACGGCTCTCTCTGAAATCAAAGTATTGAAAGACCAGCTCGAGGCCGAGAATATTTACCTTCGTCAAGAGAGCAAAATGAAACATCACCTCGACCATATTCTCGGGGAAAGTGATGCGCTCAAGTATGTTCTCTATCGAGCGGAGCAGGTCGCTCCTACGAACACAACGGTCCTCATCCTTGGCGAGACCGGTACGGGAAAGGAGCTGATCGCCGCCGCCATCCATAACATGAGCCCTCGCAAGAATCGGCCCCTGATCACCGTCAACTGCGCCGCCCTGCCGGCCAATTTGATGGAGAGCGAATTGTTCGGCCGGGAGAAAGGGGCATTTACCGGGGCCGATACCCGCCAGGCAGGCCGGTTCGAGGTCGCCAATGGTTCCACCATCTGTCTTGACGAGATCGGGGAACTGCCGCTGGAACTGCAGGCAAAGCTCCTTCGGGTCATCCAGCATAATGAATTTGAGCGCCTGGGCTCATCTCATACCATCAAGGTGGATGTGCGGATCGTGGCGACGACCAATCGAAACCTTGAGGAAGAGGTCCGCGAGGGGCGATTCCGGAAGGACCTTTACTATCGGCTCAACGTTTTCCCCATCACTGTCCCTCCCCTGCGGCAGAGGAAAGAAGACATCCCGTTGTTGGTCAAGACCTTCCTGTCGCGATATGCCAGGAAATTGGGGAAACAGATCACGTCGATCCAGAAGGAGACGATGAAGGCCCTGCAGGATTATTCGTGGCCAGGGAACGTCCGGGAGCTGGAAAGCGTCCTTGAACGGGCCGTGATCCTGTGCCCCGGGCCGGCCTTGCAGTTGGCGGATAAACTGGAGTTTTCCTTCCTCTCCCCGTCATCCGGCGTAAGAACCCTCGAAGAGGCGGAGCGAAACCAAATCCTCGAGATCCTTTCGGAATGCCGATGGCGCATCGAGGGAAAGGAGGGGGCCGCGGCGATCCTGGGTCTCCACCCGAGCACCTTGAGAGCGAGGATGCATAAGCTCGGAATCGTGCGTCCGGCGACCAATGAGTGA
- a CDS encoding NAD(P)/FAD-dependent oxidoreductase, translated as MTDFDAIVVGSGAGGLSAALRMAQQDVSVLVLEAMPSFGGYLNPFVRNGYRFDTGLHYLGKLGRGGTFRLLLELLGLDGRLDFVELDPDGFDRYVFPDFEVRLCKGKERYQERLQRLFPQESKAIERYFNVIDSLLRVFSDPHGPPKSLLDRLRYVFRHPVLIKYHRATYQQMLNGITRNPRLQAALSAHCGNSGLPPERASAFLCMMLLDHYLDGAYYPKGGSAALRDALVTALMQKNGVLKNRTPVTGIHRSGTEFIVTDRSGETVSARTVISNVDPLIAFQKLVDPGIIPRSIKKKVARLRPSAGSFYAFIGTRIDPAAAGLTDANIIHFEYTDVNRTFASIDGRQGSDPFPYYFVTSPSLKDPDHRHAPDGCHTLEIISGLGYEHPFTPWSGTRSRGRGGEYLRLKNQIGMSLVRSAERYIPGLSSELDYVEFATPLSNEYWVNSFGGGNFGLEQTPDQFGPGRFCDCTTGIQGLFVVGAGAICAGVLSCMASGVWAADKAVEFLG; from the coding sequence ATGACGGATTTTGACGCCATAGTGGTCGGCAGCGGCGCCGGCGGGCTCAGCGCTGCGTTGCGCATGGCCCAGCAGGATGTATCGGTCTTAGTTCTCGAGGCCATGCCCTCTTTCGGAGGGTATCTGAATCCATTTGTTCGTAACGGCTACCGGTTCGACACCGGTCTCCATTACCTGGGAAAGCTCGGCAGGGGGGGTACATTCCGGCTTCTTCTGGAGCTGCTGGGGCTTGATGGAAGGCTTGATTTCGTCGAACTTGACCCGGACGGTTTCGACCGCTACGTGTTTCCGGATTTTGAAGTCAGGCTCTGTAAAGGAAAGGAGCGCTACCAGGAGCGGCTGCAGCGTCTTTTTCCTCAAGAATCCAAGGCTATTGAACGATATTTCAATGTGATCGACAGTTTGCTGAGGGTCTTCTCCGATCCCCACGGCCCCCCCAAGAGCTTGCTGGATCGCTTGCGGTATGTCTTCAGACATCCGGTCCTGATAAAATATCACCGCGCCACCTATCAACAGATGCTGAACGGCATCACCCGCAACCCGCGCCTGCAGGCGGCCCTGTCGGCCCACTGCGGCAACAGCGGACTGCCCCCCGAGCGCGCTTCGGCCTTTTTGTGCATGATGCTGCTGGACCATTATCTGGACGGGGCCTACTACCCCAAAGGCGGCAGCGCGGCCCTTCGGGATGCGCTTGTGACGGCCTTGATGCAAAAAAACGGCGTTTTGAAGAACCGGACGCCGGTGACCGGCATACACCGGTCCGGCACGGAATTTATCGTTACCGACCGGTCCGGCGAGACAGTCTCGGCCAGAACGGTCATCAGCAATGTGGATCCGCTGATCGCATTCCAGAAGTTAGTCGATCCAGGGATTATCCCTCGGTCGATTAAAAAAAAGGTGGCTCGACTGCGGCCATCTGCGGGTTCGTTTTACGCATTTATCGGAACGCGTATTGATCCGGCCGCGGCCGGCCTGACTGACGCCAACATCATCCATTTCGAATATACGGATGTAAACCGGACCTTCGCTTCCATTGACGGGCGGCAGGGGTCGGACCCGTTCCCCTATTACTTCGTGACATCACCCTCTTTGAAAGATCCGGATCATCGGCACGCCCCTGACGGTTGTCACACCCTCGAGATCATCAGTGGATTGGGTTATGAGCACCCCTTCACGCCCTGGTCCGGCACCCGGAGCCGCGGGCGCGGCGGCGAATATTTACGGTTAAAGAACCAGATCGGAATGAGCCTCGTCCGGTCGGCCGAACGCTATATCCCAGGTCTTAGCAGCGAACTCGATTATGTCGAATTCGCCACGCCGCTCTCCAATGAATACTGGGTCAACAGCTTTGGCGGGGGAAATTTCGGGCTCGAACAGACCCCGGACCAATTCGGCCCCGGACGTTTTTGCGATTGCACGACCGGCATCCAAGGACTTTTTGTGGTGGGGGCCGGCGCCATCTGCGCGGGCGTGTTGAGCTGCATGGCCTCAGGCGTCTGGGCCGCCGACAAGGCCGTCGAGTTTCTCGGTTGA
- a CDS encoding CsbD family protein, with amino-acid sequence MKSSTKDQAEGTFHKVKGKIKEVAGKVSMNADLEATGKEEKLAGKVQEKIGELEKVLGK; translated from the coding sequence ATGAAATCAAGCACAAAAGACCAAGCGGAAGGCACGTTTCACAAAGTGAAAGGCAAGATCAAGGAGGTTGCCGGGAAGGTGAGCATGAATGCTGACTTGGAAGCCACAGGCAAAGAGGAAAAGCTTGCCGGAAAAGTCCAGGAAAAAATCGGCGAACTCGAGAAGGTCCTGGGTAAGTAG
- a CDS encoding response regulator, producing the protein MGEAKKEAKDDAAPNVGQAISGRILVAEDNKDIKDMVSRFLKYIGFEVALAGNGLEALSLFLNASFDLVLTDLDMPDMDGWGLTSCIKKRSPDTPVVLMTGEDRETVLRDVERWPVDSVIFKPFALEDLQRTVQGALELRR; encoded by the coding sequence ATGGGAGAGGCCAAGAAAGAGGCGAAAGACGATGCAGCCCCGAACGTAGGGCAAGCCATATCCGGACGTATCCTGGTGGCTGAGGACAATAAGGACATTAAGGATATGGTTTCCAGGTTCCTTAAGTATATCGGATTTGAGGTTGCCCTTGCCGGCAACGGTCTCGAAGCACTCTCTCTGTTTCTCAATGCCTCTTTCGATCTGGTTCTAACCGACCTTGACATGCCGGATATGGACGGTTGGGGCTTGACAAGCTGCATTAAGAAAAGGTCGCCTGACACTCCGGTTGTATTGATGACGGGGGAGGATAGAGAGACCGTCCTGAGGGACGTGGAAAGATGGCCTGTTGACTCAGTCATATTCAAGCCCTTTGCACTGGAAGATCTTCAAAGGACAGTCCAAGGAGCCCTGGAGCTGAGGAGATGA
- a CDS encoding DUF3096 domain-containing protein, protein MQISMSPQPVIALIAGIAILLVPRLLNYIVAIYLIIFGILGLVRI, encoded by the coding sequence ATGCAAATCAGTATGTCGCCACAGCCGGTGATTGCTCTAATCGCGGGAATTGCGATTCTCCTTGTCCCGAGGCTATTGAATTACATCGTTGCCATCTATCTCATCATATTCGGCATTCTCGGGTTGGTTCGAATTTAA